Within the Beduinella massiliensis genome, the region TTCTCACCCCTGTCTGCACAGGGATTTGCGCGGCGCATGCGCGCCAAACGGCCTAAAAACGGGGGCATCCCTTTCGGGATGCCACAACACTCCTTCGATTGCTCTTGATTATAGGCCGCGAAAATGCTAAAATCAAATTATAGTTTTTTGCTTCTTTATAAATTTAACTGATAATAAAGGGTGGGCAAGATGGTTGATCCCAAGATTCGGACGCTGCTCAAGCTCGAGGAGCTCGGTTCCTTTTCCAAGACGGCGCAGGCGCTGTCTCTGACGCAACCCGCAGTGAGTCACCACATAAAATTGCTGGAACAGGAATTTGGCATCCAGATTTTTGTAAAAGGAAAGCGAAAATTAAAGCCCACGCCCGAAGGCGAGGTGCTTCTCAAGTATGCGCACCGCGCCATCGCCCTATCCGACAAGGTGCATCAGGCCATCGAAGATTGCAAACACGCCGTGCATACGCTCACGGTGGGCATTACGCCGACCGCGAGCGACATCTTCGTGCCACAAGTTCTGGCTGCCTATTGCCACCAACACCCGGGGACACACGTCCAAATTGTGCGCGGAACTATAAAAAAAATTGATGCAATGCTAAAATTTTATGAAATAGATTTTGCGATTGTGGACGGAATTTTGCCAGGCGACCACTACCGGCAGGTGCTGATGGGCACCGACCATCTGTGCCTGATCGTCTCGCCCAAGCACCCCTTTGCCACCCGCCTGAGCGTGACGCTCGATGAGCTGCAGCGGGAAAACCTCGTGCTGCGTCCCAAGTCGACCGGCACGCGCAAGCTGATCGAAAGCTACCTCATCAGCAACGGCTACAACATTCAGAATTTCAACGTCATGATGGAGGTCGACAGCGTCTCCACGATCAAGGAAATCGTCGAGGCGAACCTCGGCATCTCGATCATCTCCTACAGCGTCTGCCGCGAGGAGCAGCAGCAGGGGCGCCTGATCGTCCGCCCGATTGAGAACTGCCGCATGGTGCGCCAGGTCAACATGGTTTACCCTCAGGATTTTGAGCACCCGGAAATCCTGCAGGAAATTCAGCAGGAATACCACAACCGGGTAGAATGAGCGCTCCGGAATCAAAAAAACGCTGCGTCGAGCATCGAGCTCCTTGACGCAGCGTCTTTTTGTGCGGCGGGCCCACGCCCGCTCGATTGGAGTTAGCGCTCCACGCGGCCGGATCCGGAGCCCTTTTTGAGGGCCTCGACCTCGGCGACGGAGACAAGGTTGAAGTCGCCGTTGATGGTATGCTTGAGGCAGGAAGCGGCCACCGCGAACTCCAGCGCGTCGCGCTGGTTGTCGTAGGCGTTCAGGCCGTAGATCAGGCCGCCGCCGAAGGAATCGCCGCCGCCGACGCGGTCCACGATGTCGGTGATCGCGTACTTGCGGGAGACGTAAAACTCCTTGCCGTCGTAGATGCAGGCCGCCCAGTAGTTGGTGTCCGCGCTCTTGGACTCGCGCAGGGTGATGGCGACGCGCTTGATGTTCGGGTACCTGTTCATCGCCATCTTGGCGATCTTCTCGTAGACGCTCGTGTCCAGCTCGCCGCTCTCCACGTCGCTCTCCGCCTTGATGCCCAGGGACTTCTGGAAGTCCTCTTCGTTGGCGATGACGGTGTCGACGTACTTCACCAGCTCGCTCATCACTTCGTCCGCGCGCTTGCCGTACTTCCACAGGTTCTTGCGGTAATTGAGGTCGCAGGAGACGTGCACGCCCTTCGCCTTGGCCGCCTTCACCGCCGCGAGCGACAGATCCGCCGCGCTCTGGGAGATCGCCGGGGTGATGCCCGTGATGTGGAACCACGTCGCGCCTTCGAGCGCCTTATCCCAATCAATCGCGTCGGACGCAGCCTTGGCGATGCAGGAATCAGCGCGGTCGTAGATGACCTTGGAGGGGCGCTGGTTGGAGCCGGTCTCCAGGAAGTAGATGCCCATGCGGCCGGGAACCATCTGAATGTTCGACACGTCCACGCCGTATCCGCGCACCGTGCGCAGGCACGCCTTGCCGATGTCGTTGTCCGGCAGCAGGGTCACAAACGCGGTATCCATGCCGTAATTGGCCAGCGAGACAGCCACATTCGCTTCGCCGCCGCCAAAGGTGGCTTCCAGCGAGGGGCTTTGGAAAAAACGTTCGAGCGCCGGGCTCTTGAGGCGGAGCATAATTTCGCCGAAGGTTACTACTCGAGACATGGGAATCTCTCCTTTTTACACGGCTCTATGCCTTTATATGATCACATTATAAGGCATAATTGGAAACAAGGCAATAGAAAGTCGCACAGAACGTTCACAAATAAGAACGATGAACGCATTTGTAAACGAATGTTTCAAAAAATAGATAAAGGAACTTGACATAAACCGGGATATTCTGTAAACTGTTCATATATTATAGGAATAAAACTGTGGAATTTATGGATGGATGCGGAGGTGAACGCGAGCCCGTGCGCTGGGCGCCTGGTTTCTCTATGATTTCCAGTAAAAAAACGGGAGGTATGCAAAGCTATGTTGGTTAACCTGCATGAGACGGGCCTTGCCAAAGTCCTTCGCGGAATCGACAGCGTCATCCACGCGATCATGCTGATCGTCGCGGAAATCGCGCTGGTCGTAATGGTTTCCATCGTTACCGCGAACGT harbors:
- a CDS encoding PfkB family carbohydrate kinase; the encoded protein is MSRVVTFGEIMLRLKSPALERFFQSPSLEATFGGGEANVAVSLANYGMDTAFVTLLPDNDIGKACLRTVRGYGVDVSNIQMVPGRMGIYFLETGSNQRPSKVIYDRADSCIAKAASDAIDWDKALEGATWFHITGITPAISQSAADLSLAAVKAAKAKGVHVSCDLNYRKNLWKYGKRADEVMSELVKYVDTVIANEEDFQKSLGIKAESDVESGELDTSVYEKIAKMAMNRYPNIKRVAITLRESKSADTNYWAACIYDGKEFYVSRKYAITDIVDRVGGGDSFGGGLIYGLNAYDNQRDALEFAVAASCLKHTINGDFNLVSVAEVEALKKGSGSGRVER
- a CDS encoding LysR substrate-binding domain-containing protein; the protein is MVDPKIRTLLKLEELGSFSKTAQALSLTQPAVSHHIKLLEQEFGIQIFVKGKRKLKPTPEGEVLLKYAHRAIALSDKVHQAIEDCKHAVHTLTVGITPTASDIFVPQVLAAYCHQHPGTHVQIVRGTIKKIDAMLKFYEIDFAIVDGILPGDHYRQVLMGTDHLCLIVSPKHPFATRLSVTLDELQRENLVLRPKSTGTRKLIESYLISNGYNIQNFNVMMEVDSVSTIKEIVEANLGISIISYSVCREEQQQGRLIVRPIENCRMVRQVNMVYPQDFEHPEILQEIQQEYHNRVE